A single Parabacteroides timonensis DNA region contains:
- a CDS encoding RagB/SusD family nutrient uptake outer membrane protein yields MKKYSLYIVLLLFITSCSSDFLDRNPLDQPSNEAFWNTEKDALAAATGCYEGWFSMDEVVYFDCASDNAYNPYAWENWQVQATGYATPNNYGQNYMKYDKIVRCNNFLANIDRPTMSEEVRSRLTSEVRFLRAWHYFLKVTLYGDVPLVTEVLGVDNSNLPRTPKAEVVKFILDELTAIAPELPESYTGENVGRVTKGAALTLKARMEIFEGDYTACAATCEQIMKLNYSLFPDYRGLFKIANVNNAEVIMDVQYVENLAKNTILGVMPPASVGGWSSIDPTQALVDAYECTDGKTISESKVYDPKEPYKNRDPRLDATIIYPGCLYEGKYFNSIDVKDPNGDYYAPYGRSKTGYHPRKYIDNLADYADMWNTGMNAIVMRYAEVLLMYAESKVELNQIDASVYEALNAIRTRAGMPEVDRAISNNQSKMRELVRRERRVELAMEGLRWFDICRWKIGEEVMPGQVYGALLGTVDSENGTLNLTDERIKTEVRLFDPAKHYLWPIPQDVIDATDAIKQNPGY; encoded by the coding sequence ATGAAGAAATATAGTTTATATATCGTCCTATTACTTTTTATAACTTCTTGTAGTAGTGACTTTTTAGATAGAAACCCTTTGGATCAACCTTCAAATGAAGCATTTTGGAATACCGAAAAAGATGCATTGGCAGCGGCTACCGGCTGCTATGAAGGATGGTTCTCTATGGACGAGGTGGTTTACTTCGATTGTGCATCTGACAATGCTTACAACCCATATGCTTGGGAAAACTGGCAGGTGCAGGCTACCGGATATGCCACACCGAACAACTACGGACAGAACTACATGAAATACGACAAAATTGTCCGTTGTAATAATTTCCTGGCGAATATTGATCGTCCGACAATGAGTGAAGAAGTTCGTTCACGTTTGACTTCCGAAGTTCGTTTCCTCAGAGCCTGGCATTATTTCCTGAAAGTAACGCTTTACGGAGATGTACCTTTAGTAACAGAAGTGTTGGGAGTTGACAACTCTAATTTGCCTCGTACACCTAAAGCGGAAGTTGTTAAGTTTATTTTGGACGAATTGACGGCCATTGCTCCGGAACTACCGGAAAGTTATACCGGAGAAAATGTCGGCAGAGTGACAAAGGGAGCTGCACTGACTCTGAAAGCCCGCATGGAAATATTCGAAGGCGATTATACTGCTTGTGCTGCAACTTGTGAACAAATCATGAAACTGAATTATTCTTTGTTCCCTGATTATAGAGGTTTATTCAAAATAGCCAATGTTAATAATGCAGAGGTGATTATGGATGTCCAGTATGTAGAAAATCTGGCTAAAAATACAATCTTGGGTGTAATGCCGCCTGCGTCTGTCGGTGGTTGGTCTTCAATTGACCCGACACAGGCATTGGTCGATGCATACGAATGTACGGACGGAAAGACAATCAGCGAATCAAAAGTATACGATCCGAAAGAACCTTATAAGAATCGTGATCCGCGTCTGGATGCAACAATTATATATCCGGGGTGTTTGTATGAAGGCAAATATTTCAATTCGATTGATGTAAAAGACCCGAATGGTGATTATTATGCGCCTTATGGCCGCTCTAAAACAGGCTATCATCCACGTAAGTATATTGATAACCTGGCTGATTATGCAGATATGTGGAATACTGGAATGAATGCGATCGTTATGCGTTATGCAGAAGTATTATTAATGTATGCAGAATCGAAGGTTGAGCTGAATCAAATTGATGCTTCTGTTTATGAAGCTTTGAATGCGATCCGTACTCGTGCAGGTATGCCGGAAGTCGACCGGGCGATATCTAATAATCAAAGTAAAATGCGTGAACTGGTTCGTCGCGAGCGTCGTGTCGAGTTGGCAATGGAGGGTCTTCGCTGGTTTGATATTTGTCGTTGGAAGATAGGAGAAGAGGTTATGCCGGGGCAGGTATATGGTGCTCTGTTGGGAACAGTGGATTCTGAAAACGGTACATTAAACCTGACAGATGAACGGATAAAAACAGAAGTGCGTTTGTTCGATCCGGCAAAGCATTATTTATGGCCGATTCCTCAGGATGTGATCGATGCGACTGACGCTATTAAACAGAATCCTGGATATTAG
- a CDS encoding SusC/RagA family TonB-linked outer membrane protein yields the protein MGNKKKCVWKRRGYLFVATLLGASSFSSYAKAGTDYNQFNSVVTELNNDASQQQTKKISGTVVDETGLPVIGANVVQKGTTNGNITDIDGRFSLDVPQNAILEISYIGYIAQEVKVGSKSTFQIILVEDTQNLDEVVVVGYGVQKKVNMTGAVAAINSESLANRPVTNASTALQGMLPGVTVVQNSGQPGKDNSSIRIRGVGTLNNSNPMYVVDGLIVSTINDIDPNDIENLSVLKDAASAAIYGSRAANGVVLITTKKGSKKAATLRYDGYVGWQTPTSLPEYLPSHEYAALYNNALENEGKQPLYKPNEIESFRNGSDPDNYPNTDWLGLFYKDKGFQHSHRAEVSGGSETTTYMFSLGYLGQDGIIENADFKRYNVRGNINTKINKLSAGMNFSYTYGDTNEPINPWTGDMYQIFRQINRIAPFVPYKYSNGYYGYINDGNPLAWMDSGSIRNEKYHTTRVVGNVGYEIIKGLKIQEMIGYEYTGKSDEKFIKDIQYYNWKTGEPTQYQGPNSQTDDREDYMMLNLQTLLTYNNTFGKHTIGALAGFSQEYSRRDWTIGKRINFLNNDLWELNAGSPDGQTAEGSANEYALRSFFGRVTYDYDNKYLFEANIRRDGTSRINQDARWGTFPSFSVAWRIINEPFMESTRDILSDLKIRGGWGKLGNQQLGTDNRKSIEFYPYQSVLSQKNYAFGGKVNSGVAPVDGANSDLKWETSKTTNIGLDMGFLQNMFTLTVDAYWKKTYDILMKLPVSTLYGLEAPYQNAGEVTNKGIEMQLGYKLAAKDFTFNATANIAYNKNEVTNLRNNGAKIWDGYKFKQEGRPINSFGGYEVLGIFTDPTDLANSAVINREQAGLGDLKYKDQNKDGKIDGEDRVYLGSWDPSWTFGLNLGATWKGFDVSIFFQGAADVKGFLQNETVGRLQGSTSKPTALFRDSWNAETNPNGKFPRPLSSWTQNDSEANPSDFWIINSSYLRMKNFQVGYTLPKSICDFIRVPRIRVYYSGQNLLTFTGFSDGFDPEAPTGARGYYPQVKVNTFGLNVTF from the coding sequence ATGGGAAACAAGAAAAAGTGTGTTTGGAAGAGAAGAGGGTATTTATTTGTCGCCACTTTATTGGGCGCGAGCTCTTTCTCCAGTTATGCAAAAGCCGGAACTGATTATAATCAGTTCAACTCGGTTGTTACCGAGTTGAACAATGATGCAAGTCAGCAACAAACAAAAAAAATCTCCGGTACAGTTGTCGATGAAACAGGGCTTCCGGTTATTGGAGCTAATGTAGTACAAAAAGGAACTACGAATGGGAACATAACGGATATAGATGGCCGTTTCTCTTTGGATGTTCCACAAAATGCTATCCTGGAAATTTCTTATATCGGTTATATCGCACAGGAGGTAAAAGTTGGCAGTAAATCTACATTCCAAATCATTTTGGTAGAAGATACACAAAATCTGGATGAGGTCGTTGTCGTGGGGTATGGCGTTCAGAAAAAGGTTAATATGACAGGAGCTGTAGCAGCCATTAATTCTGAATCGTTGGCAAATCGTCCGGTGACTAATGCGTCTACTGCTTTGCAAGGAATGTTGCCGGGAGTTACAGTTGTGCAAAACAGCGGACAGCCTGGTAAGGATAATTCTTCAATTCGTATTCGTGGGGTCGGTACGTTGAATAACTCGAATCCGATGTATGTGGTTGACGGATTGATCGTGTCGACAATCAATGATATTGATCCGAATGATATAGAGAACCTTTCTGTATTGAAAGATGCTGCTTCTGCTGCGATTTACGGTTCACGTGCAGCAAATGGTGTCGTTTTGATTACGACGAAGAAAGGAAGTAAAAAGGCTGCAACTTTAAGGTATGACGGTTATGTAGGCTGGCAGACTCCTACCTCTTTGCCTGAGTATTTACCTTCTCACGAATATGCTGCATTGTATAATAATGCATTAGAAAATGAAGGGAAACAACCGCTTTATAAACCCAATGAAATCGAGTCGTTCAGGAATGGTTCCGATCCGGACAATTATCCGAACACAGATTGGCTGGGACTTTTCTATAAAGATAAAGGCTTTCAACATAGCCACAGGGCTGAAGTGAGTGGAGGTAGCGAAACGACAACTTACATGTTTTCTTTAGGTTATCTGGGACAGGATGGTATTATCGAAAATGCTGATTTCAAACGTTACAACGTAAGGGGAAATATCAATACGAAGATTAATAAGTTGTCCGCAGGCATGAACTTTTCATATACATATGGTGATACTAATGAACCGATTAATCCGTGGACAGGGGATATGTACCAGATATTTCGTCAGATAAATCGTATTGCTCCATTTGTCCCTTATAAATATTCGAATGGGTATTATGGATACATCAATGATGGTAATCCGCTTGCCTGGATGGATTCCGGTTCGATCCGTAATGAGAAATATCATACGACCCGCGTTGTGGGAAATGTAGGATACGAGATTATAAAAGGTCTGAAGATACAGGAAATGATCGGTTACGAATATACCGGAAAATCGGATGAGAAGTTTATAAAAGATATTCAGTATTATAACTGGAAAACAGGAGAACCGACCCAATACCAAGGTCCGAACAGTCAGACCGATGACCGGGAAGATTATATGATGTTGAATTTGCAGACCTTGCTGACTTATAACAATACGTTCGGTAAACATACGATTGGAGCTTTGGCAGGTTTTTCTCAGGAATACAGCCGCCGGGATTGGACGATCGGTAAGCGTATTAATTTTTTGAATAATGACTTATGGGAGTTGAATGCAGGTTCTCCGGACGGACAAACAGCTGAAGGTTCGGCTAATGAATATGCTCTTCGTTCTTTCTTCGGACGTGTGACATATGATTATGACAACAAATATTTGTTTGAAGCAAATATACGTAGAGATGGAACCTCCCGTATTAATCAGGATGCTCGCTGGGGGACATTCCCTTCATTCTCTGTCGCATGGCGTATTATAAACGAACCATTTATGGAAAGTACGCGCGATATATTGTCTGATTTGAAGATCAGAGGAGGTTGGGGTAAATTAGGTAATCAGCAATTAGGTACTGATAACCGGAAATCTATAGAGTTTTATCCATATCAATCTGTGCTGTCGCAGAAAAATTATGCTTTTGGCGGTAAGGTAAATTCAGGGGTGGCTCCTGTAGATGGTGCTAATAGTGATCTGAAATGGGAGACATCCAAAACAACCAACATCGGTCTGGATATGGGATTCCTCCAGAATATGTTTACATTGACTGTTGATGCGTATTGGAAGAAAACGTACGATATTTTAATGAAGTTGCCGGTCAGTACTCTTTATGGTTTAGAGGCTCCTTATCAGAATGCAGGAGAGGTAACCAATAAGGGGATTGAAATGCAGTTGGGATATAAGCTGGCAGCAAAGGATTTTACTTTCAATGCCACGGCTAATATCGCTTATAATAAGAATGAAGTTACCAATTTGCGAAATAACGGTGCCAAGATTTGGGACGGATATAAATTCAAACAAGAAGGACGGCCTATCAATTCTTTCGGTGGTTATGAAGTGCTCGGTATCTTTACGGATCCGACCGATCTGGCTAACAGTGCTGTAATTAATCGGGAGCAGGCCGGATTAGGTGATTTGAAATATAAAGATCAGAACAAAGATGGTAAAATTGATGGTGAGGATCGTGTCTATTTGGGTAGTTGGGATCCTTCCTGGACATTTGGTTTGAACCTTGGGGCTACATGGAAGGGATTCGATGTCTCTATATTCTTCCAGGGAGCAGCCGATGTGAAAGGATTCCTTCAAAATGAAACGGTAGGACGTTTGCAGGGAAGTACATCTAAGCCGACTGCCTTATTTCGTGATTCATGGAATGCAGAAACCAACCCGAACGGTAAATTCCCTCGCCCTTTGAGTTCATGGACTCAAAACGACTCAGAAGCTAATCCGTCGGATTTCTGGATCATCAACTCTTCTTATTTGCGTATGAAGAATTTCCAGGTTGGTTATACATTACCTAAGAGTATCTGTGACTTTATACGTGTTCCCAGGATACGCGTTTATTACAGTGGACAGAATTTGTTGACTTTTACTGGATTCAGCGACGGATTCGACCCGGAAGCACCGACTGGCGCACGCGGTTATTATCCGCAGGTTAAAGTGAATACATTCGGATTAAATGTAACCTTTTAA
- a CDS encoding putative signal transducing protein codes for METIYLATLDNEFQATLLQDLLRNDGIESFLKNEIISSVLNIPGFQREIYVMEKDYEKAKEILKQALPELVGEE; via the coding sequence ATGGAAACAATTTATTTGGCAACATTAGATAACGAATTCCAGGCAACCTTGTTGCAGGATTTGTTGAGAAATGACGGTATTGAGTCTTTTCTAAAAAACGAGATCATCTCTTCCGTACTGAATATCCCTGGTTTTCAAAGAGAGATATATGTAATGGAAAAGGATTACGAGAAGGCAAAAGAGATACTGAAACAGGCATTGCCTGAATTGGTAGGAGAAGAATAA
- a CDS encoding glycoside hydrolase family 3 N-terminal domain-containing protein: protein MSKTTSLLIGLIAFAGQAMAQQPLYKQATAPVEDRVKDLVGRMTVEEKVGQLCCPLGWEMYTKIKKDVVASDLYKERMKAMPIGSFWAVLRADPWTQKTLETGLNPELSAKALNALQKYAVEETRLGIPVLFAEECPHGHMAIGTTVFPTSLAQASTWNEDLMYKMGEAIALEARSQGANIGYGPVLDIAREPRWSRMEETFGEDPVLTSNLGVAFMKGMQGNEQSDGKHLFSTLKHFAAYGIPEAGHNGARANVGMRQLFSDYLPPFKKAVEAGVGTIMTSYNSIDGVPCTSNKYLLTDVLREQWGFNGFVYSDLTSIEGIVGARVAKDNKEAAVLALKAGLDMDLGGNAYGKNLKKAFEEGSITMEDLDRAVANVLRLKFRMGLFENPYVSPEQAKQLVRSKAHKELAREVAREGIVLLKNDGVLPLKKNIGSIAVIGPNADMMYNQLGDYTAPQEREEIVTVLDGIRKAVSPSTKVNYVKGCAIRDVTASNIPAAVEAARAADAVVLVVGGSSARDFKTKYIGTGAADVSTDGIQVLPDMDCGEGYDRSTLRLLGDQEPLLEALAATGKPLVVVYIQGRTLNMNLASEKAQALLTAWYPGEQGGTAVADVLFGDYNPAGRLPVSVPRSEGQLPLFYSQGKQRAYVESEGTPLYAFGYGLSYTKFEYSQLEMQKGNGKDALQTVSCTVTNTGDRDGEEVVQLYICDKVASVSQAPILLKDFERIALKKGESKKVTFTLGEEELSLYNMEMKQVVESGDFKVMIGAASDDIRLQGEFTL, encoded by the coding sequence ATGAGTAAAACAACATCTTTACTGATCGGCCTTATTGCTTTTGCGGGACAGGCTATGGCTCAGCAACCGTTATATAAACAGGCTACGGCACCTGTCGAAGATAGAGTGAAAGACCTGGTAGGACGTATGACCGTCGAAGAAAAAGTCGGTCAGCTATGTTGTCCGCTGGGTTGGGAAATGTATACCAAAATAAAAAAGGACGTAGTAGCCTCCGACCTTTATAAAGAACGGATGAAAGCAATGCCTATCGGTTCATTCTGGGCGGTTCTCCGTGCTGATCCCTGGACACAAAAGACATTGGAGACAGGCTTGAATCCCGAATTATCGGCTAAAGCACTGAATGCTTTACAGAAATATGCAGTGGAGGAAACCCGTCTGGGAATACCGGTATTGTTTGCCGAAGAATGTCCGCACGGACACATGGCTATCGGAACCACAGTTTTTCCGACTTCACTGGCGCAGGCAAGTACCTGGAATGAGGATCTGATGTATAAAATGGGAGAGGCGATCGCTTTGGAAGCCCGCTCACAAGGCGCTAACATCGGTTATGGTCCGGTATTGGATATTGCCCGTGAACCTCGTTGGTCGCGTATGGAGGAGACTTTCGGGGAAGATCCCGTGCTGACCTCTAATTTAGGCGTTGCTTTTATGAAAGGTATGCAGGGCAATGAGCAGAGTGACGGCAAACATCTGTTCTCTACTTTGAAACATTTTGCCGCTTACGGTATTCCTGAAGCCGGACATAACGGTGCACGTGCCAATGTCGGTATGCGCCAGCTTTTCTCCGATTATCTTCCCCCTTTTAAAAAGGCGGTGGAAGCAGGCGTAGGAACGATCATGACTTCCTATAACTCTATCGACGGCGTTCCTTGTACCTCTAATAAATATCTGCTGACGGATGTGCTTCGTGAGCAGTGGGGATTTAACGGATTTGTCTATTCCGATTTGACTAGTATCGAAGGAATTGTCGGAGCGAGGGTGGCAAAAGACAATAAGGAAGCCGCCGTCCTGGCACTGAAAGCCGGTCTTGATATGGACCTGGGAGGAAATGCGTATGGCAAGAACTTGAAGAAAGCCTTTGAAGAAGGTTCCATCACTATGGAGGATCTCGACAGGGCGGTCGCTAACGTGCTTCGTTTAAAGTTCCGTATGGGATTGTTCGAGAATCCGTATGTTTCTCCGGAACAGGCGAAGCAGCTGGTACGTTCGAAAGCACATAAGGAACTGGCTCGTGAGGTAGCCCGTGAAGGGATTGTCCTATTAAAGAACGATGGGGTATTGCCTTTGAAAAAAAATATCGGAAGTATCGCCGTGATCGGTCCGAATGCCGATATGATGTATAATCAGTTGGGTGACTATACGGCTCCTCAGGAACGTGAAGAGATCGTTACGGTATTGGATGGTATACGGAAAGCGGTTTCTCCTTCTACGAAAGTGAACTATGTGAAAGGCTGTGCGATCCGTGATGTAACGGCAAGCAATATCCCTGCAGCGGTGGAAGCCGCCCGTGCAGCCGATGCGGTGGTATTGGTAGTCGGTGGTTCCAGTGCACGTGATTTCAAAACGAAATATATAGGAACCGGTGCTGCCGATGTTTCTACGGATGGAATCCAGGTTTTGCCGGATATGGATTGTGGCGAAGGATACGACCGTAGCACTTTGCGTTTATTGGGGGATCAGGAACCATTACTGGAAGCCCTTGCTGCCACAGGTAAACCGTTGGTTGTTGTTTATATACAAGGACGTACACTGAATATGAATCTGGCTTCGGAGAAAGCTCAGGCATTACTTACTGCCTGGTATCCGGGCGAGCAGGGAGGAACAGCCGTTGCCGATGTTTTGTTTGGCGATTACAACCCGGCCGGACGTTTGCCGGTATCCGTTCCCCGTAGCGAAGGTCAGTTGCCTTTGTTTTATTCACAGGGCAAGCAGCGTGCTTATGTAGAGAGTGAAGGTACTCCTCTATATGCTTTCGGTTATGGTTTGAGTTATACTAAATTTGAATACAGCCAGCTGGAAATGCAAAAGGGTAACGGCAAAGATGCCTTACAAACGGTTAGTTGCACGGTAACCAATACCGGCGACCGTGACGGGGAAGAGGTTGTCCAGCTTTATATTTGCGACAAAGTAGCTTCTGTATCCCAGGCCCCGATCCTGTTAAAGGATTTCGAGCGGATTGCTTTGAAGAAAGGTGAAAGCAAAAAAGTTACTTTCACGTTGGGTGAAGAGGAATTGTCTCTTTATAATATGGAAATGAAACAGGTGGTCGAATCGGGTGATTTCAAGGTAATGATTGGAGCTGCTTCGGATGATATTCGGTTGCAGGGAGAGTTTACATTGTAA
- a CDS encoding alpha-L-fucosidase produces the protein MKILKTLFGCLTGAVLTMNVNAQQVQGFVHERSTDYEWPTDQKVLDKLDKWQDQKFGVLFHWGLYSVPGIVESWSICSEDVDWISRKKDMSYDEYKKWYYGLKDSLNPTQFDPAKWADIMQDAGMKYMIFTTKHHDGFCMFDSKFTDFSIANGPFGTDPKKDVARHVFDAFRKKDFMIGCYFSKPDWHCEWFWNPYFATANRRQNYKKENHPDWWKNYQDFTYNQMNELMTDYGNFDILWLDGGWVTGDDVNLDKLLTKVRTSTQPGLISVDRTIRGRNENYQTPERSIPETQLNNPWESCITLSNDWGWVPNAPYKSPAKVIGLLAEITAKGGCLLLGVGPTPQGTIEDAVAERLHVIGDWLRANGKAIYNTRITPVYNDGNVWFTADKDGKTLYAVYALPEGENLPETIEWSGNIPTGKMKMLKGNKTVKYSSKDGKVKVTLPKGLKNEPIALQFTIS, from the coding sequence ATGAAAATCCTGAAAACACTATTCGGATGCCTGACAGGAGCCGTTTTGACGATGAATGTAAATGCCCAACAGGTACAAGGTTTTGTTCACGAACGTTCAACTGACTATGAATGGCCTACAGATCAAAAGGTTTTGGATAAACTGGATAAATGGCAAGATCAGAAATTCGGTGTTTTGTTCCATTGGGGACTTTATTCCGTTCCGGGCATTGTAGAGTCATGGTCCATTTGTTCCGAGGACGTAGACTGGATCTCCCGCAAGAAAGATATGAGCTACGATGAATACAAGAAGTGGTATTACGGTTTGAAGGATTCTTTGAATCCAACACAGTTCGATCCTGCTAAATGGGCGGATATCATGCAGGATGCAGGAATGAAATATATGATCTTTACAACAAAGCATCACGATGGTTTCTGTATGTTCGACTCGAAGTTTACGGACTTCTCCATCGCAAACGGTCCTTTCGGTACTGATCCGAAAAAAGATGTGGCACGTCACGTGTTCGATGCTTTCCGAAAGAAAGATTTTATGATCGGATGTTATTTCTCTAAACCGGACTGGCATTGCGAATGGTTCTGGAATCCTTACTTCGCAACAGCTAACCGTCGTCAGAATTATAAGAAAGAAAATCATCCGGACTGGTGGAAAAACTACCAGGATTTCACTTATAACCAGATGAATGAATTGATGACAGATTATGGTAACTTCGATATCCTTTGGCTGGATGGCGGCTGGGTGACCGGTGACGATGTCAATCTCGATAAGTTATTGACAAAGGTGCGTACCTCCACACAACCGGGGTTGATCTCTGTCGACCGCACGATCCGCGGAAGAAATGAAAACTATCAGACTCCGGAACGCAGTATCCCTGAAACGCAGTTGAATAATCCGTGGGAAAGCTGTATTACGTTGAGTAATGACTGGGGATGGGTTCCCAATGCCCCTTATAAGTCACCAGCTAAAGTGATCGGTCTTTTGGCTGAGATTACAGCCAAAGGTGGTTGTCTGTTATTAGGTGTAGGCCCGACTCCGCAGGGAACTATCGAAGATGCGGTGGCTGAACGTCTGCATGTTATCGGTGACTGGCTGAGAGCAAATGGAAAAGCGATTTATAATACCCGTATCACTCCGGTTTATAATGATGGCAATGTTTGGTTTACTGCGGATAAAGACGGTAAGACCTTATATGCCGTTTATGCTTTGCCGGAAGGAGAAAATCTGCCTGAAACGATTGAATGGAGCGGAAATATTCCGACAGGCAAGATGAAAATGCTGAAAGGAAACAAGACCGTGAAATACTCCAGCAAAGACGGTAAAGTAAAGGTTACTCTTCCGAAAGGATTAAAGAATGAACCGATCGCTTTACAGTTTACAATCTCTTAA
- a CDS encoding glycosyl hydrolase family 95 catalytic domain-containing protein: MIKNLLLASSLWLLVACSSGRSNLPVTPSESDLHFSGLATTWDEGMPLGNATVGALVWQRDSALRLSLDRTDLWDLRPMDSISGSNNRFAWVCEQVKKKDYLPVQQKYDWPYEQQPAPSKIPGAALEFSLEQLGSPSDVRLYLNNALCEASWDNGATLKTFVHATEPVGWFVFENLPAAVTPALIAPQYSTGDAKIGDSVAGQDLRRLGYKQGTIDVEPNQITYHQEGWNGFSYDVNVRWEQKGNTLCGVWSVTSSLEADQATEKTREAMIRGINQDYQTHLDFWKSYWAQSSITLPDPVLQKQYDNEMYKFGSASRENSYPISLQAVWTADNGKLPPWKGDYHHDLNTQLSYWPAYTGNHLTEGMGYLNTLWNQRDIYKKYTKEYFETDGMNIPGVCTLLGVPMGGWIQYSMSQTVSAWLAQHFYLHWKYSADREFLKDRAYPFLKDVAVFLEQISVVDANGVRKLVMSSSPEIFDNSINAWFKDMTNYDLALMHFAFSAVSELASELNLPEESAHWKEMNDQLPDYDLDKEGALTFAKGFPYDQSHRHFSHAMAIHPLGMLDWSQGEKSRQIIKATLRKLQDCGPDYWTGYSYSWFGNMKARAFDGEGAADELRTFAECFCLRNTFHVNGDQTKSGKSKFTYRPFTLEGNFAFASGIQEMLLQSHTGIVRVFPAIPAAWSDVSFENLRAMGAFLVSAEKRDGKIVKLRIYPEQGGTLRIAFPADGSKVSVTGNIGNVTNEDDVYTIETRQGEWIDIKTNS, translated from the coding sequence ATGATAAAAAACTTATTGTTAGCATCAAGTCTATGGCTATTGGTAGCTTGTAGCAGTGGAAGAAGTAATTTACCTGTTACTCCTTCCGAAAGTGATTTACATTTCTCCGGTTTGGCGACCACCTGGGACGAAGGAATGCCTTTGGGAAATGCAACTGTGGGAGCCCTAGTATGGCAACGCGACTCGGCTTTACGTCTGTCGCTCGACCGGACCGATCTCTGGGATCTTCGTCCCATGGACAGTATCTCCGGGTCGAACAACCGTTTCGCCTGGGTATGTGAGCAGGTAAAGAAAAAAGACTATCTTCCAGTCCAACAGAAATACGACTGGCCGTATGAGCAGCAGCCTGCCCCTTCCAAGATACCGGGAGCTGCCCTGGAATTCTCTCTGGAACAACTGGGATCTCCTTCCGATGTGCGACTTTATCTAAACAATGCCCTTTGTGAGGCAAGCTGGGATAACGGGGCAACGCTGAAGACATTTGTTCATGCAACCGAACCTGTCGGTTGGTTCGTCTTCGAGAATCTGCCGGCAGCAGTAACACCGGCACTGATCGCTCCTCAATACAGTACCGGTGATGCCAAGATCGGTGATTCCGTAGCCGGACAGGATTTGCGTCGCCTGGGTTATAAACAGGGAACCATCGATGTGGAGCCTAACCAGATAACCTATCATCAGGAAGGTTGGAATGGTTTCTCCTATGATGTAAATGTACGCTGGGAACAAAAGGGAAATACTCTTTGCGGTGTATGGAGCGTGACATCTTCCCTGGAAGCGGATCAGGCTACTGAAAAGACCCGGGAGGCGATGATACGTGGTATCAACCAGGATTACCAAACTCATCTGGACTTCTGGAAAAGTTACTGGGCACAGTCATCCATCACCCTTCCCGATCCGGTTTTACAGAAACAATACGATAACGAAATGTATAAGTTTGGTTCTGCTAGCCGTGAGAACTCTTATCCAATCTCTTTGCAGGCCGTATGGACAGCCGATAACGGTAAACTTCCCCCCTGGAAAGGCGATTATCATCACGACCTGAACACACAACTTAGCTATTGGCCTGCCTATACAGGCAACCACCTGACGGAAGGTATGGGCTATCTGAATACGTTATGGAACCAGCGGGATATATATAAAAAATATACAAAAGAATATTTTGAAACGGATGGAATGAATATCCCTGGGGTATGTACCCTGTTGGGTGTGCCGATGGGAGGCTGGATACAATATTCCATGTCGCAGACAGTCAGTGCCTGGCTGGCCCAGCATTTCTATCTCCACTGGAAATATTCTGCCGACCGTGAATTCCTGAAAGACCGTGCTTATCCATTCCTGAAGGATGTGGCGGTTTTCCTGGAGCAAATATCTGTGGTCGATGCTAACGGTGTTCGTAAGCTGGTGATGAGTTCGAGCCCCGAGATATTCGATAATTCGATCAATGCCTGGTTTAAGGATATGACGAACTATGATCTGGCTTTGATGCATTTTGCTTTCAGTGCTGTATCCGAACTGGCATCCGAGTTGAACCTGCCAGAAGAATCGGCACACTGGAAAGAGATGAACGACCAGCTTCCTGATTACGATCTGGATAAAGAAGGTGCTTTGACCTTTGCCAAAGGTTTCCCGTACGATCAGTCTCACCGCCACTTCTCCCATGCAATGGCTATCCATCCATTGGGTATGCTCGACTGGAGCCAGGGTGAGAAATCCAGACAGATCATAAAGGCAACCTTGAGAAAATTGCAGGACTGTGGCCCTGATTACTGGACAGGATATTCTTACAGTTGGTTCGGTAATATGAAAGCCCGTGCCTTCGATGGTGAAGGAGCGGCCGACGAACTGCGTACGTTTGCCGAATGTTTCTGTCTCCGCAATACATTCCATGTTAACGGTGACCAGACAAAGAGCGGCAAATCGAAATTTACTTACCGTCCGTTTACCCTGGAAGGTAACTTTGCTTTTGCTTCCGGTATTCAGGAAATGTTGCTTCAAAGCCATACCGGGATCGTTCGTGTATTCCCGGCTATCCCTGCCGCCTGGTCGGATGTTTCATTCGAAAACCTACGTGCCATGGGAGCCTTCCTTGTATCGGCTGAAAAGAGAGACGGCAAGATCGTAAAGCTCCGTATCTATCCCGAACAGGGCGGTACGTTGCGCATTGCTTTCCCTGCGGATGGCAGCAAAGTGTCTGTAACTGGAAATATCGGCAATGTGACAAACGAAGACGATGTTTATACAATTGAAACACGGCAAGGTGAGTGGATCGATATAAAGACGAATAGTTAA